A section of the Agromyces aurantiacus genome encodes:
- a CDS encoding aldo/keto reductase, with amino-acid sequence MSFELPGPGVVLGIASLVLKENATIDHALDVVHAAVDAGVLAIDTARAYATVDDDAAGERIAQAAREQSPGIPIITKAGHFRLGRKAWDSDASAERVRADALRSREVLGAPPSLLLLHRADRVDDLDAPVRELAALRDEGVVEAIGLSNATIEQLDQARAINELDAVENRFALGIDRATEYRYCVDAGIPFLAYAPFGGPKADPLATHVPRVAALARARGVSVHRAALAAMLDAMPGAWPVIGSTRVESVLDSIAAADLEVDDDLRRAFADDLRSRGVGL; translated from the coding sequence ATGTCGTTCGAGCTGCCCGGCCCGGGCGTCGTGCTCGGCATCGCCTCGCTCGTGCTCAAGGAGAACGCGACGATCGACCACGCGCTCGACGTCGTGCACGCCGCCGTCGATGCCGGCGTGCTCGCGATCGACACCGCGCGAGCGTACGCCACAGTCGACGACGACGCGGCGGGGGAGCGGATCGCGCAGGCGGCGCGGGAGCAGTCGCCCGGCATCCCGATCATCACGAAGGCCGGCCACTTCCGCCTCGGCCGGAAGGCGTGGGATTCCGACGCGAGCGCCGAGCGCGTGCGCGCCGACGCGCTGCGCAGTCGCGAGGTGCTGGGCGCCCCGCCCTCGCTCCTGCTGCTGCACCGCGCCGACCGCGTCGACGACCTCGACGCCCCGGTGCGCGAGCTCGCCGCGCTCCGCGACGAGGGCGTGGTCGAGGCGATCGGCCTCTCGAACGCGACGATCGAGCAGCTCGACCAGGCCCGTGCGATCAACGAGCTCGACGCCGTGGAGAACCGCTTCGCGCTCGGGATCGACCGCGCCACCGAGTACCGGTACTGCGTCGACGCCGGCATCCCCTTCCTCGCGTACGCGCCGTTCGGCGGCCCCAAGGCCGACCCGCTCGCGACCCACGTGCCGCGCGTCGCCGCGCTGGCGCGGGCCCGCGGCGTCTCGGTGCATCGGGCCGCGCTCGCCGCCATGCTCGACGCGATGCCCGGGGCCTGGCCCGTCATCGGCTCGACCCGCGTCGAATCGGTGCTCGACTCGATCGCCGCCGCCGACCTCGAGGTCGACGACGACCTGCGCCGGGCGTTCGCCGACGACCTCCGTTCGCGCGGCGTCGGGCTGTAG
- a CDS encoding DNA alkylation repair protein, translating to MPTPAADFIDRTLRAEGSEFRAADDAERIGGGLRFYGASVGAIRGTVRDAGRRHPGPTHDEVTALAAELWSEPVFERRLAAIVLLQRHVGMLVGRDLTRLEGFLRGARVPELVDPLALDVVRPLLDRLEGADAVRARRITDRWSAEPDALLRRAASLL from the coding sequence GTGCCGACGCCCGCCGCCGACTTCATCGACCGCACGCTCCGCGCCGAGGGCTCCGAGTTCCGCGCCGCGGACGACGCCGAGCGGATCGGCGGCGGCCTGCGGTTCTACGGCGCCTCGGTGGGCGCGATCCGCGGGACCGTGCGCGACGCCGGCCGGCGCCATCCGGGCCCGACCCACGACGAGGTCACGGCGCTCGCCGCCGAACTGTGGTCGGAGCCCGTGTTCGAGCGGCGGCTCGCGGCGATCGTCCTGCTGCAACGGCACGTCGGGATGCTCGTCGGCCGCGACCTCACGCGGCTCGAGGGCTTCCTCCGGGGCGCGCGCGTGCCCGAACTCGTCGATCCGCTCGCGCTCGACGTCGTGCGCCCCCTGCTCGACCGCCTCGAGGGCGCCGACGCGGTGCGGGCGCGGCGGATCACCGACCGGTGGTCCGCCGAGCCCGACGCACTCCTGCGGCGCGCGGCGTCCCTGCTGTGA
- a CDS encoding formylglycine-generating enzyme family protein, with the protein MDDLELARIEGGTVTLHDARRKVRWSVELEPFEIGVYPVTQAQLGELLGETATHPRRPATEVSWLRAIRFCNAASEWEGLDPAYTFDGEDVTWHVDDDGYRLPTEAEWEFACRAGSTGPHYGPLAEIAWTSADGVRTPQPVGGRLPNLNGLFDTLGNVWEWCWDLLDPARYDDYRVFRGGGFADDAWSVRASTRRGGAPRMHHEDVGFRVARGGFDATDAAQGWSAQADLERADVPGPLPPGWTPRR; encoded by the coding sequence ATGGACGACCTCGAACTGGCCCGCATCGAGGGTGGGACGGTCACGCTCCACGACGCCCGCCGGAAGGTGCGCTGGAGCGTCGAGCTCGAGCCGTTCGAGATCGGCGTGTACCCGGTGACGCAGGCGCAGCTCGGCGAGCTGCTGGGGGAGACGGCGACCCACCCGCGACGCCCGGCGACCGAGGTGAGCTGGCTGCGCGCCATCCGCTTCTGCAACGCCGCCTCGGAATGGGAGGGGCTCGACCCGGCGTACACCTTCGACGGCGAGGACGTCACCTGGCACGTCGACGACGACGGGTACCGCCTGCCGACCGAGGCCGAATGGGAGTTCGCGTGCCGCGCGGGGTCGACCGGCCCCCACTACGGGCCGCTCGCCGAGATCGCCTGGACGAGCGCCGACGGCGTGCGCACCCCGCAGCCCGTCGGCGGCAGGCTGCCGAACCTCAACGGCCTGTTCGACACGCTCGGCAACGTCTGGGAGTGGTGCTGGGACCTGCTCGACCCCGCCCGATACGACGACTACCGCGTGTTCCGCGGGGGCGGCTTCGCGGATGACGCGTGGAGCGTGCGCGCCTCGACCCGGCGCGGCGGGGCGCCGCGCATGCATCACGAGGACGTCGGGTTCCGGGTCGCGCGCGGCGGCTTCGATGCGACGGATGCCGCGCAGGGATGGTCGGCGCAGGCCGACCTCGAACGCGCCGACGTCCCCGGTCCGCTGCCGCCCGGCTGGACGCCGCGGCGCTGA